CTTCCAAGGCCCTCGCCGCCAGTGCGGCGGGCGGCGCCTCCACTCTCGCCACCATTACATTCATAGCCATGACCAAGAAAACCGCCATCACCGCGGGTGCTGCGCTCCTGCTCGCCGGAGCCGGAGCCATCGCCTTCATCAACCGCGACTCGGAGAAACCCGCCGGGGACGCCTTGGCATCCACCGCCGGCAAGTCCGGCCCGGCTGGCTCCGGCGGCCTCGCACCGACCGACGAAGCCGCCCGCGCCCCGAAGGCCAAGCCCCGCGACCCGGCGGAGAATCCCGACCTCGTCTCGAAGTACGGCGAATCCCGTACCAATCTATCCAAGCACGTGGCCATCAATGTGATCGGCCTCTTCGAGGACGGCGTGGAGATGGGTGAAATGGCCACCTCCGGCCAATTTGCCAATGCCTTCGGTGGTCCGCGCCGCACGCTGCAATCGCTCGGCGGACTCAATGGCAAGCTCAACCTGACCGACGAACAGAAGGACCAGGCCGCCGCCATGATGGTGGAGTATCAAAAGCGCGAGATCACCCGCTCCAAGGAAACCATCGAGCGCCTGAAGAAGGATCCCACCGCGCTGATGAAGCTGATGCTCGCCAGCGACTCATTCTCCCGCGGCGAAATCACCGAGGAAGAATACAAACAGGCGCAGCTTGCCTCCGGCGATGATCTCAAGGGCGTGATGAACCCGCTTGATCGCGACAACCTCCGTGGCCAACCATTGAAGGACGAGCAATTCGTCAAGGATTTCGGCGCCGTGCTCGATCCCGCACAGACCGAGACCTTCCAGCGCGAGGTGACCGAGCAGGAGTCCCGCGAGGCCACCGGCGATGGCAAGGGCATCGCGAACATGCCCTCGATGGAACTGGAGAAACTCGATAGCACCATCACCTCCGCCAAGAAGTTCACCACCGGCATGAAGAGCATGATGGAAGGCATGGGCGGACTCCAGGACCTCGGCCCGATCATGGATCAGCAGCGCAAGGCCCGCGAAGCCGCAGCCCAGGAAGGCGGAGCGCAGCAAGGCGGAACCCAGGAAGGCGCGGAGAAATAAGGCAAAGCGCCCGGCGGATTTCCTCCCCACCCTCTGCCGCATCCGGAGACAACGGGAAACCTCCCATCCCGCCTCCGGGTGCGGCGTCTTTTTTTCGAGCGCACGGCGTGGATCCCCTCGGATTGTGGAGGCCCATTTCAGCTATCGAGGGAAGACAACCTCTCCCGTATCGCGGCCCTTCAGGCCGCCATTGCCCCCGTCACGAAAAACCCCGGGCGCTGCCCGGGGCTGAGGAATCGCGCACCGTTGGCGCTTCGTAGCGGAACGACTTCGTCGTTTCGGCGGGTGCAGATGTAGTGGTTTGAAAGCCGTCGACTTGCCGATGCGGACCGTCGCCTGCCGGAACGGCGCAGCCGTTACGCTACCAAGCTCACTCCTCCAACCCGTCCATCTCAGCGCGCATGCGCTCCATCAGCAGCTCCATCTCCTCCAGATGATGGCGGAGATTCTCGGCGGCTCCCGGCGGTGCGGGAATGGCGCGCGGAACGCGTCGCTGGGGCGGCAGGTTTTGGCCGACTTGCTGGCGGCGCGCCTGCTCCTCCTGCTCCATCGCCGCCTCGGCCACCTCGACGGAGACCGGGTTGCGGGACAGCAGATCGACGATGTGCTTGGCCGGGATCACGAAGCTGCGCGTGCGGTCGGCGCGGGCGATGGAAATGCCGACGAGATTGCCATCCAGATCCACCACCGGTCCGCCGCATTGCTCGCGGCCGACGCGCAGGTCAGTCTGGATCGCGCTGGGGAAGCCTTCGCGGACCACGCTGAGCGCCTTTTCATCATCGCCCATGCGCTCCATCTGGCGCAGGCGGCCATTGGGAAACTCGGGGTAGTCGACATTCCGCTCCTTCAGCTCGGCGCTGGCGGTGGCCTCCGCGCCCTTGCGGTTGTAGCGGACCTCCACCTTGTCGCCGGGACGATAGCCGGAAAGCACCGACTTGAGCTCGATCAGCCCGCCCACCGGGCGTCCGCTGATCGCCAGGATCAGGTCGCCTTTCTCAAGGCCGGCAGCATCGGCCGCGCTGCCCTTTTCGACACTCTCGATGCGCAGGCCCTTGGCCGGCGGGTCGGTATTGGCGATCACGCCGAGGAACGCCTGGTCCTTTTCCCGCAGCGAGCGCGCCTCCACGGCCACGACGCCCACGCTGACCGGCGTGTCATCCGGCGACGCGGCGACAAGGAAACGGCCGATCTTCGGCGCTTCCCGCGGGGTAAGCTTCACCGGCTGGTAATTCGCGCCCTGAAGCTGGAGCAGCGCGAGATCTTCATCCTGATACACGCCGAGCACGGTGGCCGTGGCAGTGGCACCATCGCCGCCCACGACCTGGATCGGGCCGCGCGCCATGGCGATTTCGCTCCACTTGGTGAGCGCCTTGGACCCGTCTTGGACGATCGTGCCATAGGCGACGGAGCGCTTGCCGCGCCCGGTATCGGCCCACACCCAGACGGTGGACGGGACCACCGGGCGCACGGCCGGGCGCACGGCATCGATGAACTCGATTGCCTGGCGCTGGACAATTTCCGCTTCCTCCGGGCGCATCAGCGGCACCTCGCCGCGGCCTGGGCCTTGGGCGAGCGCGCCGGCCAGCAGGGCGGCGTGGAATGCGGTCGCGAGAAGACTCGTTTTCATAATGATGGGACGAAAATCGTTCAGATTCACTTGATCTGGTTCTGTTGCTTCAATTCAACCTCGAGATCGAGGGACTTGCCGGCACGCCGGATGCCAATGGCCACCTTGTCGCCGGCTTGTTTCTTGGCGAGATAGATCATCAGGGCGCGGCCATCGCGGATCTTCTTGCCTTCCACGCTTTCGAGCACGTCACCCGGACGCAGGCCGGCCTTCGAAGCATGCTCGGAGACACTGGCGATCATGATGCCCCCGCCGCTGACCGGCAGGCCGAGCTCGATGCCCATGACGGCCCGCTCCGGATTGAGCATCGGGTCCATCTGGAGGCGGCCCCAGACCTCTCCGGCCTGGAGGCGGTCCCAGTCTTCCTTGAAGCCGTCCACGCCCGCGTGGTTGTTGTTCTTCAAGGCATCGCCGATCGACGAGTTGATGCCGATCACCTTGCCTTCGAGATCGAAAAGCGGCCCACCGGAGTCACCGCCGATCAGCGTGCAGTCGGTCGTGAGGAAGTTCCCGGGACCATCCGACACCACCGAGCCGAAGCGGACCGGCGGCGTGCGGGCAGGATCGAATCCCGTCGAGTGCCCCATCGCGATGACCCAGTCGCCGGCCTGGAGCGGCTTCGATTCGCCACGCTCCATGAACGGCCACGGGCCCTTGTCCTCGATCTGCACCATGCCGATGTCCTTCGACAGGTTCGCGCCCAGGACCTTGCCCTTCACCTGCTTGCCGTCGGGAAAGACCACCGTCACCTCCTCCGCGCCCTCGATGACGTGGGCGGCAGTGAGAATGAGGCCGTCGGCAGACGTGATCACGCCGGAACCGGAGGCACCGCTTTCCTCGGAAATGAGGGCCACGGTGGACTTCATCGCCTTCTCCGCGACGGCGGCAATTTTGCCTTCAAGCTTGCGAATGTCCTCGATCGAGCCCACGGGCTCTCGCGACCACACTGGCTGCAACAAGGCGAGGGCCAGAACGGCTCCCGCCACTCCATGGAAAAATCTCGGATGCTTCATCGCTTTCTCACACAGCACAGCGACACGCACAGTCACCTTTGTTTGAGGTGCGATATCGCCATCGCCTCCGCGCACCATCCGCGCTAAGTTCCCCACGTCCATGCCGAAATCATCCCCGAAGGACCCCGGCAGCCCAACCGGAAAAATTTCCGACAAGCGCTCGTCCAATCGTAACAAGCCTGAAACGCCAAAGAAATCCGTCGGTCTCGGCACGGTCATCCTGTTCTGGCCGTTCCTGCTTTTTCACGGAATCATTAAGCCGCTGCCCGGGTTCCTGCGGCTGCCGCTGCGGATCCTCGGCGATCCGGCGATTGCGGGACTTTACGCAGGTCTCGTCATGGGGATCTTTTACTTCGTCCGCGCCCAGCCCTTCGACATGACGAAAGTCGCGGAAATGCCGGAGCGCACGGTGGTTTTCGACCGCACCGGCCAGGAACTCGGCCGCATCCACGGGGAAAAGCGCGACGTGATCCGCGTCGAGGACGTCTCGCAGGACTTCATTTTCGCGATCCTCGCCCGCGAGGACAAACGCTTCTACAAGCACGGCGGCGTGGACTGGGTCGGCGTCGGCCGCGCGGTCGTGGAGAATGTGAAACGCGGCGGCAGGGCCCAGGGCGCCTCGACCCTGACCATGCAGCTTGCGCGCAATAGCTTCCCGCTGAAATCCAAGTGGCTCGATTTCTCGGACAAGATCCAGGAACTCGACCGCAAGTTGCTGGAAACCGCGGTCTCCTACCGGATCGAGTCGACCTACACGAAGGAGGAGATCCTGCAGCACTACGTGAACCGGATTTTCTGGGGTCACCAGATCCGCGGCATCGAGGAGGCCTCGCGCACCTACTTCGAAAAGCACGCGAAAGACCTGACGCTGTCCGAATCCGCACTGCTTGCCGGCATCGTCCGCGGCCCGAATGCCTTCTCGCCCTTCGTCGACGCCGAGAAGGCGATCCGCGAGCGGAACACCGTGCTCGACCGGATGTCTTCCGACGAACTCAAGTTCGTCACCAAGGAACAAGCCGAGGAAGCCAAGAAGGAGCCGATTTCCATCCGCCCCGAATGGCGGCGCATTTTCCACGACAGCTACGCGATGGATTCGATCCGCCGCGAACTGGAGCGCATCCTGGAGGAAGAAAACATCGAGCTCGGCGGCCTGCAGATCACCACGACGATCGACCACCGGATCCAGAAGAAGGCCGAGGAGGCGCTGGAAGCGAAGCTGCGCGAGATCGAGCGCAAGCCCGGCTACGCGCACCAGACGCGTGCGGCGTGGAACGAGCTACCCGATGGCAAGCCACGGCCCGAGTATCTGCAAGGCAGCGTGGTCGCCATCGAGAACCTCACCGGCGCGGTCCTCGCGATCGTCGGTGGCCGCGATGCCGATGAGTCGAAATTCAACCGCGCGCTCCAAGGCCGCCGCCAGATCGGCTCGGTCTTCAAGCCCTTCGTCTATCTCGCAGGCTTCGACACCGGCATCCGCCCGAGCACGTTGATCAGCGACGGCCCCATCTCGCGCGGCGAAATCCGCGGCGCGGGCAACTGGCGGCCGCAGAATTCCGATGGCAAATTCGGCGGTGATCTGCCTGCCTCCACCGGCTTGATCCGCTCGCGCAACACCATGTCGGTGCGCGTCGGCAATCGCGCCGGCGTCGACAAGGTGGCGGATGTCGCGCTCTCCGTCGGCTTCGAAATGCCGATGCCGAAGCTGCCGACGTCGTATCTCGGCGCGTGGGAAGCGACGACCTACGAAGTGGCCTCGGCCTACACCGTCTTCCCTAACAGCGGCGTCCGCTACGCACCGCGCCTGATCAAGGAGATCCGGGACCGCACCGGCAATGTGGTGTGGCCGGAGAAAGGCGACTCGCCCTACATTTCCTATGAAGCCGTGAACGCGGGCTCCGCGTGGAGCGTCTCGAACATCCTGCGCGAAGTCACCACCCGCGGCACCGCGGCCTCGATCAAGGGGCTCGGCTTCAACAAGCCATGCGGCGGCAAGACCGGCACCACCAACGACTACAAGGACGCGTGGTTCGCCG
This genomic interval from Luteolibacter arcticus contains the following:
- a CDS encoding sigma-70 family RNA polymerase sigma factor, encoding MPEPSDADLLSDWLKRQREPAFHALVARYAGLVHMAAMRTCDDETLAAEASQLAFITLARKAKSLLSRGSIAGWLHLTAVMHAKNLLRQHRRESRKRQLLRTHMDTSPPDHAAEAWKHMQPVLDEALAALSSSDREALLLRFYRSLSVKEIAAALGIATDAAQKRLDRATERLRQQLARRGCQVGGSLGAAMLAGLGADAQAVVPGISTLASKALAASAAGGASTLATITFIAMTKKTAITAGAALLLAGAGAIAFINRDSEKPAGDALASTAGKSGPAGSGGLAPTDEAARAPKAKPRDPAENPDLVSKYGESRTNLSKHVAINVIGLFEDGVEMGEMATSGQFANAFGGPRRTLQSLGGLNGKLNLTDEQKDQAAAMMVEYQKREITRSKETIERLKKDPTALMKLMLASDSFSRGEITEEEYKQAQLASGDDLKGVMNPLDRDNLRGQPLKDEQFVKDFGAVLDPAQTETFQREVTEQESREATGDGKGIANMPSMELEKLDSTITSAKKFTTGMKSMMEGMGGLQDLGPIMDQQRKAREAAAQEGGAQQGGTQEGAEK
- a CDS encoding PDZ domain-containing protein, whose amino-acid sequence is MKTSLLATAFHAALLAGALAQGPGRGEVPLMRPEEAEIVQRQAIEFIDAVRPAVRPVVPSTVWVWADTGRGKRSVAYGTIVQDGSKALTKWSEIAMARGPIQVVGGDGATATATVLGVYQDEDLALLQLQGANYQPVKLTPREAPKIGRFLVAASPDDTPVSVGVVAVEARSLREKDQAFLGVIANTDPPAKGLRIESVEKGSAADAAGLEKGDLILAISGRPVGGLIELKSVLSGYRPGDKVEVRYNRKGAEATASAELKERNVDYPEFPNGRLRQMERMGDDEKALSVVREGFPSAIQTDLRVGREQCGGPVVDLDGNLVGISIARADRTRSFVIPAKHIVDLLSRNPVSVEVAEAAMEQEEQARRQQVGQNLPPQRRVPRAIPAPPGAAENLRHHLEEMELLMERMRAEMDGLEE
- a CDS encoding S1C family serine protease, with the translated sequence MKHPRFFHGVAGAVLALALLQPVWSREPVGSIEDIRKLEGKIAAVAEKAMKSTVALISEESGASGSGVITSADGLILTAAHVIEGAEEVTVVFPDGKQVKGKVLGANLSKDIGMVQIEDKGPWPFMERGESKPLQAGDWVIAMGHSTGFDPARTPPVRFGSVVSDGPGNFLTTDCTLIGGDSGGPLFDLEGKVIGINSSIGDALKNNNHAGVDGFKEDWDRLQAGEVWGRLQMDPMLNPERAVMGIELGLPVSGGGIMIASVSEHASKAGLRPGDVLESVEGKKIRDGRALMIYLAKKQAGDKVAIGIRRAGKSLDLEVELKQQNQIK
- a CDS encoding transglycosylase domain-containing protein, which translates into the protein MPKSSPKDPGSPTGKISDKRSSNRNKPETPKKSVGLGTVILFWPFLLFHGIIKPLPGFLRLPLRILGDPAIAGLYAGLVMGIFYFVRAQPFDMTKVAEMPERTVVFDRTGQELGRIHGEKRDVIRVEDVSQDFIFAILAREDKRFYKHGGVDWVGVGRAVVENVKRGGRAQGASTLTMQLARNSFPLKSKWLDFSDKIQELDRKLLETAVSYRIESTYTKEEILQHYVNRIFWGHQIRGIEEASRTYFEKHAKDLTLSESALLAGIVRGPNAFSPFVDAEKAIRERNTVLDRMSSDELKFVTKEQAEEAKKEPISIRPEWRRIFHDSYAMDSIRRELERILEEENIELGGLQITTTIDHRIQKKAEEALEAKLREIERKPGYAHQTRAAWNELPDGKPRPEYLQGSVVAIENLTGAVLAIVGGRDADESKFNRALQGRRQIGSVFKPFVYLAGFDTGIRPSTLISDGPISRGEIRGAGNWRPQNSDGKFGGDLPASTGLIRSRNTMSVRVGNRAGVDKVADVALSVGFEMPMPKLPTSYLGAWEATTYEVASAYTVFPNSGVRYAPRLIKEIRDRTGNVVWPEKGDSPYISYEAVNAGSAWSVSNILREVTTRGTAASIKGLGFNKPCGGKTGTTNDYKDAWFAGYTSSITCAVWVGLDTPKKTIDKGYGSTLALPVWVEVMKTADKLGYKAEGLKSQLSFVECRLCRSSGKRATAGCEAAQEAYTDNVPKDIVPAENDLCPDHPAKALAVGEEETESETPPKALPLDESSPIPEEMEPEVLRAIPVDEGEVQ